The Novosphingobium aromaticivorans DSM 12444 genome segment TGATCGGGAAGGATGCCGCGAACGAACCCTCGCGGGCGGTCATCCCCGAGAGGACGGGAACCTGCATCAGTCACCGTCCCGGAAGAACGCGCCGAAGCCCAATGAGCGGCCCTGACCAGCGCCAGCGGGCGTGTTGTTCGGATAGGTGACGGTGGACTTGTTGCCCACCGCAGCGCAGAGCGTTGAATAGGACCGAGCCTTGGCCGATGCAGACTGCGGGGAGAGAGCCTTGCCGACTGCCGGGGCAATGCGCTCGGCAAGCGACAGGCTGACGGCCTGCGTCCATTTCTGCTCTATCCCGGAACGCTCCGAAGGACGCGGGGTGGTGTAGTCATAGCCCAACTGGTCAAAGGGCCATTCCCCCATCATGGCGCGCAGGAGCCCGACGCCCGAAGCGTATTCCTCCTCCGTGCGCCCGAACATCGTGTCGGTCATGCCGAGAGCCAGATAGGCGAGGTCAACAAGCTCTTTGTTGGTCGGGCCTGCGGGGATCGGAATATCGGTCATTATGCCCCCACTGCCGTCATGTAGGTTGCAAGCGCGTTGTAGAGCGCCAGTTGCTCGGCACCGCTAAGGCCCTGCCCCCAGCAAAGCGCCTGGTTGCGACGGGTCGAGAAGTTCGCGGCGGTCACGGTCCCGGTCGTGCTGCTGTTCGCAGCGCAGATCAGGAACGAGGCATTGCGCAGCGTGGTGCTGGTGGAGGAAATGGCCCCCATCGATGCGCCGTTCTTGTACGCCACACCTGCCGTCGAGCTGGTGCGGGTGAACGAGGTGAAGCCAATCGAGGTGGACACCGGAAGCGTAGGCGTGGAGCTTGCCGCAGACTGCGCCGTGATCGGGGAGGTCGCGCCGCTGCGCCCGTTGATCGTGGCGTTCGAGTTGCCGCAATCGTATTGCGCGCCGGACGTAACGTCCGTTCCGGCCCACATGCCCATGAAACAATCGTTCTGCGTGAACTTGCCACCCGCAGACGAAGGGTTCCAACCCGTATTGAGATACTGTGTCGTGCCGTTGCCGGTATAGCCCCGGTCGGTCGTGAACGTCGGCGCTACGCCAACGCTTGCCACCTGCGCAGGGTTAACCGCATTGACGCGCGCGGCCTGCTCATCATGCGCCGCGTGGACCGTCAGCCAATCCAGCTTCGCCCACACGCCTGCCGACTTGAGCGAGGCAATCAGCGTATCAAGCGCGCTCTTGCGGGTGGCGTCTGGCTGTACCGACATGGCCGCGAAATAAGCCGTGGCCTCGGCTGAATAGGATGGAGGGGCAGGCGCGGTCAGCCGCTGCTTGCGGCTCGAATGACCAAAGCCCCTACCGCCCCACTTGATCACCATTTCAGAGGCCCGCGCCCACGGTGAAATAGACCGTGCCCGTAGCGCCCGCCGCAATCGCCGCGACATGCGTTGCAGTGCCGGGGATCGTGACTACCTCGATTGCGCCTGCCGTGATCGGCACACCGCTGGCAGCCGCAGCCGTTACCGTGCTGTCACCGAACGCCAGCCATACCGTAGCGGTGCCATCGTTGCAGATGCGGACCTGTTGCGGTGAAGATGCTTCGACCAGCTTCACGCGGGCCGACGCAGCGCCGACGACGATATTCGAGGTAGCTCCGGGGGTAAACGAACGCATCAGCCTTCACCTTTCGGCTTGCGGCCACGCTTCGCCCCACCGGGCTTGCCGTCGCCATCATGGTCAAGAGGATCAAGGCCCACGCGCCACCCATCAGCGATGGCCGCGCTTTCCTCGGCTTCGTCCGCAACGATGCGGTAATCGCAGCCGATATCCGGCAGCATGTCGCCCGCGCGGTAGAGCATTTTTGGGAACTCGGACATTCGGGCCTCCTCTGAAACCCTGCGCACAGGGCTTGAAAGGAGGGCGGAGCGCTTCCAATCGCCCCGCCCGTCCGATTATGCCTGTCCGAACATCTGAACACCGGCCATTTCGGGCGACAGCAGCGCAGTGCCGAAGTCGATGTCCCAGCGAGCCTTGACCGAAAGGTCATTGATCGCGCCCTGGCGGGTGTAGGTGATCGAAATGCCGAGGTCGGTCGTGGCCGTCATGACCTGCCAGCCATCGTCCGGGTTCACGGTGAACGAGCCGGGGATCAGCAGCAGGCTTTCCTTGCGGAAGAACGGATTGAGCGGGGCAGCCGTGGTGTTGAGCCACGTGATGTTCGCACCGTTCGCCGGGGTGGCCGAAACGTTGGCGTATTCCTTCGAGCCAATCGAACCTTCCGCCGCGTCGATGATGGCCGGCCAGATGCGAATGGTGTTCGCAGCGGGCTTGTCCACCACGCGGAAGGTCTTGAGGTTGCCGGTGTCCTGCTTGGTGATCAGGTGGATTTCGTTCACACCGGCAATGGTGAAGGCGTCGCCAATCTTGACGTTGGCATAGGTCGTGGCCGTGATCACCAGATCGGTGTAGCGGTTGTCCTTGTTCTCGGTCACGCCCGCCGAAGTGACGGTAGCAGCCGGGACAGTGCGCTGGTTCGCACCGTTGACAGTCGTTGCACCGCCGCCAGCAGCAGCGAGGCGGATTTCCTGGTCGTTCTTGAAGACCTCGATACCCGCCACGTCCGAACGGATCATCGCGCGCTCGAAGGCAGTGCGCGAACGCTCGGTCGCTTCCGAACGGCCAGCGAGGTTGCCCGCCATCGCGTTCATGTTGGTGGGCGAATAGAACGCCATGCGGCCATCGGTCGGGACGCCGATGCGGGTCAGGCGGCTGTCGATGTCAGCAACGTCATCGTAGCCGGTCGCAGCACCAGTGCGCTTCGAGAACACCGAGCCATAGAGGGCCACGGTATTGAACAGCGCAAGGTTCACGTCCGAAGACAGCTTCTGCTTGGCAGCCTTGCCGTACTGTCCCATGGCGAAGGCGTTGCGCAGGTTCTTGGACGAAAGCGTCTTCGGAACGGACTTGTGGTAGCCGACCGAAGCCGGGACGTTGAGCTGGGTCAGGCCGTCGAAGTTGGCCGACTGGTCGAAGCCGTCATAGCTCGCGCCGATCATCGGAGCGGGCAGCCAGAACTTGTCCTGTGCGTTGACCTGTTCCTGTGCATCGAGCGGCTGATAGACTTCGGCAGCTTTGCCGATAACGAGCATGTCATCGAAACCCTCGATGACGTTGTCGAACATCACCTGTTCCTGCTTGGTGAACGAAGTAGCCATGTGTCAAAACCTTCCTGAAACGGTGGATTTCAGGCCCGCAGCTTCTTGCGATAGGCGATCAGCGCAGTGCGATTGCCGGTGCGTTCAGCTTCCTTTTCGAGCCTTGCGAGTTCCTTGTCCGCAGATGCCGCCGACACCGGGGCATCCCCACGGATCGGACGGTCGGGCTGCGGGAGTTTGCGTTTGGTGGTCACGGTCACCTTGTCCTCCAGCTTGCCAACCAGCATTGCGGCACGAGCGAGGTCGAGTTTGGAAAGTTGCTCCAGCTTGGCCGGGTCGCGAGACAGCGCGTAAACCAGCGCTGCGGGCTTCTCGGTCATCAGGATCAGCGCCTGGTGCTGTTCGGACAGGGCGGAAAACACCTCGTCCTCGGCACTTGCGTAGTCAGGAACACGCAGCTTGGACTTATCGGCGGTGTAGTTGTCCGCGCGAGCCCTCCATGCTTCCTGCTCTGCCTTCGCCCGCTCCTGCGCTTCCGTTTCGGATCGATCCGCTTCCGCCTTGCGCTGCTTCCATGCGTCAAGTTCGGCCTCGAACCGGTCTTCATCGTAGTCACACGCAGCAAGGGTCGGCTTCTCGCCTACCTCGATGCGCTGCGGCTGCTGCCCGCGTTCCAGCTTGTGTAGTTTCTTCGCCAGTTCACGGTTCGCCTGCCGCAATTCGCGGATGACGCTGCTTTCCGGGGCTGGCGCTGCCCCCTCTTCGTCAGCCGGTTCGCCAAAGCCGATAACGTCCTCGTCATCGTCCCCGGCTTCGTCGGCTGCGGCTTCGGTCTGCTGTTCCTCTACGTCCTCAGGCTCGATTGCCTGTTCGCCGTCCAGTTCAAGCACGTCCTCGGCTTCGTCTGCCATCTCGATCCTTTCCTCACCGGTTCACGGCCCAGCGGTTGCCGAATGGCCGCGAGGATAGGTTGAGGCAGGCTTTGACGGTATTTTACGGGTCTTACGCCGCGTATGGTCCGCGATTGAGCGGGATGGATGGCTGATCGTTCGCAGGCTGCTGCGCCTTCTCCAGCGTCTCCACGGTCTTTGCGTCGAGCAAGCGGGTGTTCGCCTCCGTCTCGGCAACTTCCGCCGCCTTCTTGGCTGCATCCGCCTCGAACTGCCTGGCCTGTGCGTTGGCAAGGTTTGCCATGGGATCGGGCTGCACGTTCTGCGCTGCCTGTTCCATTTCCGCCTTTTCTTCGTCGTTCGGCTCGACAAGGCCCATCGGGAGCGCCTTGACCTTGCGCATCCACTGCATGAAGCCATCGGTGCCTTCGCCGTCCGTATTCATCACGGCGGTAACGATGGCAGCCTGCGCCATTTCCATGTCCTGCGCAGCAGTGGCCACCTCGGCAACGCGAAGCATCGCCTTGACGGTCTTGTCACGGCGGGTCGCAGTTGCTTCCGTGACCGATGCAATCACCTTGTAGCGCCCATGCTCCAGATCGTTGATCGTGGCATTCTCGCCGGTCTTGGGATCGGTCTTCATCTGCTTGAGGATGGCCGTGCCGTCGTCACCATCCTCAGTCATGGTGCGGACTTCGCGGCCTTCCTCGGAATAGACCTCGGACGCCATGGAGATGTAGATCTCGCCCTCGCGCTGCACGGACTGGCGCATGTTGTCGAGATAGATGCCCGACTTCGCATCAACGCGCGCGGCTGCAATGTCCATCGCCTCGGCAGAGGTGTTGGCCTTTACCTCGTCCGCGCCGTCGTTAAGCTCTTCCTGCAAGTCCTGGTTGGCGATCTGCAACAGGGTCGCCGTGACCGGTGCGAGCGTCGGCGGCTCCACCTTGCCAATCGGCCCAGCCATAGCAACCGAACCGTCGGGGTTCCGCAGCGCATGGGCAGTCAGGTACGGCAGGCGGTCAATATTCGCTCGCGCCCACTGGCCTTCCTGCACGGCATCGATCTGCGTCGGATCGAAGATCGGCACCTCACGCGGCGAAAGCGCATTGGTTTCCGCCAGCTTCGACACGTTGGAATTGTAAAGCCGCTGGCTGTCCATCTTGGGCTGGACGTAACCGTTCCACCGTTCGATGCCGTCAACGAAATAGCGCTTGCCGTAGACCGGAACGATGGGGAGTTCGGTGCCCGCGATATAACCGCAGTCCTCCAGAACCTCGGCACCGGACAGTACATACTTGTGGACCCGGCAGCGCTTCCGCTTCTGGCTTTTGACCGCCCAGCCATCGGCCTTGTATTGCGCCAGAACGCCCTTTTCCATGTCCGAAGCCCACAGGCGCAATTCCTCGCCAGAGAGCTTGTTGGTCAGGATATGGAGCGTGTCCGATACTTCCTCGCGCTCGTAGTATTCCGCGATGGCCACGGTATCCGGCGCAAACCAGTCCGTGAACTTCCAGCGCGGAGCCTCGGGCCATTCGGAATAGCAGCCGTCATACTCATCCTCGAACGCTTCGCGGGTCAGCTTGGTCCGGACTAAGGCAAAGCGCGCATCGGACTTGTCATACATGCGCGCCTGTAGATCGAAGAACACCGACTGGTCAGCGTCAACAATGATCGATGCCGGGTTGACGCGCTGGTGGTCGTTGTCCTTGTCGCTCTCGTCTTCCCATTCATTGGTCAGGCGATAGGCACCGAAGCCACCGGCAACGGCCTCGAAGAACGCATTGTCGCGGGCCTGCTGCGACTTGAACCGATAGCTGTCGGCACGGTGCAGACCATCGAGCATATCCGCCGTATCCTGATCGGCATTCGGGCCATCGGGGCGGAAGTCCGGGATGATGCGGTTTTCGCGGTAGTCGGTTTCGATCTTGGCGACGCCGCGACCAACCTTGTCAACTTCGAGCTTGATCGAGTTATCGAACTGCTCGCCCCACTCGCCTTCCCACTGCGCACCGGGGATCGTGATGAAGCGGCGGGCTTCCAGGCTCTTGGCGCGGCATTCCTGCGTCGCGGAGGCGATGGCATCGAACCGGGCAAGCGCGCGGGCATGGACCTCGCGCAGCTTTTCCTCGTCGCGGGTCTGCTCTTCAAGAGCATCATCGGGTTCGTAGAGTTCGTCGGCCATCGGGCGGGGATTGTAACCATACCGCCCAATGCGCCTATTTTACGGGTCTAACGCTTGTTGAACGCTGTTACCGATCTAGGGATAGGCCGGGTCACTGCTGCACTAACTGTCATGCCGAACTGCACGTCATGGATCGCATCAAACATCGGATCGAGCTGGTCATCGTGCGCGCCGCTCGGGAAGGTCGCCGCCTCATTGGTGAAGCCATCCAGCCAATCGGCCCACTCGGGCAACAGCACGTTACCGCTTTCGATGAACGCGGCAGCATCATATGCGCGGCTGATCTTGTCCTTGTTGCGCTGCACCGGGATTACAGCAACGCCTTCCCGGCGCAACGTCTGGATCAAGCCCGTGCCAGATACCTTGTCCTCGACCTTCATCGCGCGAAGAACCGGGCCGGGAATGCT includes the following:
- a CDS encoding packaged DNA stabilization gp4 family protein, which translates into the protein MTDIPIPAGPTNKELVDLAYLALGMTDTMFGRTEEEYASGVGLLRAMMGEWPFDQLGYDYTTPRPSERSGIEQKWTQAVSLSLAERIAPAVGKALSPQSASAKARSYSTLCAAVGNKSTVTYPNNTPAGAGQGRSLGFGAFFRDGD
- a CDS encoding P22 phage major capsid protein family protein: MATSFTKQEQVMFDNVIEGFDDMLVIGKAAEVYQPLDAQEQVNAQDKFWLPAPMIGASYDGFDQSANFDGLTQLNVPASVGYHKSVPKTLSSKNLRNAFAMGQYGKAAKQKLSSDVNLALFNTVALYGSVFSKRTGAATGYDDVADIDSRLTRIGVPTDGRMAFYSPTNMNAMAGNLAGRSEATERSRTAFERAMIRSDVAGIEVFKNDQEIRLAAAGGGATTVNGANQRTVPAATVTSAGVTENKDNRYTDLVITATTYANVKIGDAFTIAGVNEIHLITKQDTGNLKTFRVVDKPAANTIRIWPAIIDAAEGSIGSKEYANVSATPANGANITWLNTTAAPLNPFFRKESLLLIPGSFTVNPDDGWQVMTATTDLGISITYTRQGAINDLSVKARWDIDFGTALLSPEMAGVQMFGQA
- a CDS encoding portal protein, coding for MADELYEPDDALEEQTRDEEKLREVHARALARFDAIASATQECRAKSLEARRFITIPGAQWEGEWGEQFDNSIKLEVDKVGRGVAKIETDYRENRIIPDFRPDGPNADQDTADMLDGLHRADSYRFKSQQARDNAFFEAVAGGFGAYRLTNEWEDESDKDNDHQRVNPASIIVDADQSVFFDLQARMYDKSDARFALVRTKLTREAFEDEYDGCYSEWPEAPRWKFTDWFAPDTVAIAEYYEREEVSDTLHILTNKLSGEELRLWASDMEKGVLAQYKADGWAVKSQKRKRCRVHKYVLSGAEVLEDCGYIAGTELPIVPVYGKRYFVDGIERWNGYVQPKMDSQRLYNSNVSKLAETNALSPREVPIFDPTQIDAVQEGQWARANIDRLPYLTAHALRNPDGSVAMAGPIGKVEPPTLAPVTATLLQIANQDLQEELNDGADEVKANTSAEAMDIAAARVDAKSGIYLDNMRQSVQREGEIYISMASEVYSEEGREVRTMTEDGDDGTAILKQMKTDPKTGENATINDLEHGRYKVIASVTEATATRRDKTVKAMLRVAEVATAAQDMEMAQAAIVTAVMNTDGEGTDGFMQWMRKVKALPMGLVEPNDEEKAEMEQAAQNVQPDPMANLANAQARQFEADAAKKAAEVAETEANTRLLDAKTVETLEKAQQPANDQPSIPLNRGPYAA